In Caminicella sporogenes DSM 14501, a genomic segment contains:
- the nagB gene encoding glucosamine-6-phosphate deaminase has product MKILIVKDYDEMSKKAANMVASQIILKPESVIGLATGDTPKGMYRQLVKLYKDGYVDFKNVKTFNLDEYYGLEKDNPQSYNYYMMENLFKHVNIKRENINIPNGMAEDLEIECEEYEKKIEELGGIDLQVLGIGRNGHIGFNEPDLKFEAKTHLVRLDEDTIKANSRFFNSIEEVPTMAISMGIKTIMNARKIILLASGKEKAEAIYKTVNGKITPKVPASVLQLHPDVTLIIDKEAASLL; this is encoded by the coding sequence ATGAAAATATTAATTGTAAAAGATTATGATGAAATGAGTAAGAAGGCAGCAAATATGGTAGCAAGTCAAATAATATTAAAGCCAGAAAGTGTAATAGGACTAGCTACAGGGGATACTCCAAAGGGAATGTATAGACAGCTTGTAAAGTTATATAAAGATGGATATGTAGATTTTAAAAATGTTAAAACATTTAATTTAGATGAATATTATGGATTGGAAAAGGATAATCCACAGAGTTATAATTATTATATGATGGAAAATTTATTTAAACATGTAAATATAAAAAGAGAAAATATAAATATACCAAATGGTATGGCAGAAGATTTAGAAATTGAGTGTGAAGAATACGAGAAAAAAATAGAAGAGTTAGGTGGTATAGATTTACAAGTTCTTGGAATAGGTAGAAATGGACATATCGGTTTTAATGAACCAGATTTAAAATTTGAAGCTAAGACGCATTTGGTAAGATTAGATGAAGATACAATAAAAGCAAATTCAAGATTTTTTAATTCAATAGAAGAAGTACCTACAATGGCTATAAGTATGGGTATAAAGACTATAATGAATGCAAGGAAAATAATACTTTTAGCGTCTGGAAAGGAAAAAGCTGAGGCAATTTACAAAACAGTAAATGGTAAAATAACTCCAAAAGTACCAGCTTCAGTATTACAACTGCATCCAGATGTAACGTTAATAATAGATAAAGAAGCTGCTTCGTTGTTATAA
- a CDS encoding ATP-binding protein: MKDKYRVKKILIVAVTTALMGQVYLNPFNSDFRLSIGIAILTFLLIKFDDISIILTTLCTSISVFIFRFFIDVFQLTCLTSAEITNIFSKHFPSAIFYIAFGIALFELHIRDYKKRPVFFIFLVGISDIVSNILEAAVRQEFTKTSIEIILTSLFIAGFTRATISLVLFSGAKAYNMLILKEEHEMRYRSLLLLTANMKAELFLLRKTMKDIEQAMEKSYLIYTELKKANEDVDKDYFEKLKRRILNLTKDIHEIKKDNQRVLLGIERLLPNAEENNSIRLSTIFKILYDNTIRVIRSLGKNIYVFIDYSDDFMIYEYYPLITILNNLINNSIDAIKGEGFIKIIQKVEEDYVLFQLIDNGEGIDEKDIDVIFEPGFSTKFDIKTGRMSTGLGLAHVKHILENHYKGKIKVESEKGKGTQFFIYIPKKNLIMEGDKS, translated from the coding sequence TTGAAAGATAAATATAGGGTTAAAAAGATACTGATAGTTGCTGTAACTACTGCTTTAATGGGACAAGTTTATTTAAATCCTTTTAATTCTGATTTTAGATTATCAATTGGTATAGCAATTCTCACTTTTTTATTGATTAAATTTGATGATATATCAATAATACTAACTACACTTTGTACATCTATATCAGTATTTATATTTAGATTTTTTATAGATGTTTTTCAATTGACTTGTTTAACTTCAGCAGAAATAACAAATATTTTTTCAAAGCATTTTCCATCAGCAATATTTTATATAGCTTTTGGAATTGCTTTATTTGAACTTCATATAAGAGATTATAAGAAACGACCTGTATTTTTTATTTTTTTAGTAGGTATTTCAGATATTGTTTCAAATATTCTTGAGGCTGCGGTAAGGCAGGAATTTACCAAAACATCTATAGAAATTATACTGACGAGTTTATTTATAGCTGGTTTTACAAGAGCTACTATTTCTTTAGTGTTATTTTCAGGAGCTAAAGCCTACAATATGCTTATTCTTAAAGAAGAGCATGAAATGAGATATAGGAGTCTTTTACTTTTAACTGCAAATATGAAAGCAGAACTTTTTCTTTTAAGAAAAACAATGAAGGATATAGAACAAGCTATGGAAAAAAGTTATTTAATTTATACTGAATTAAAAAAAGCAAATGAAGATGTAGATAAAGATTATTTTGAAAAATTAAAAAGGAGAATACTTAATTTAACAAAGGATATACATGAAATAAAAAAAGATAATCAGAGAGTATTATTGGGAATAGAAAGATTACTGCCTAATGCTGAAGAAAATAATTCAATTAGGTTATCTACCATATTTAAAATACTCTATGATAATACTATTAGAGTGATAAGGTCACTAGGGAAAAATATATACGTTTTTATTGATTATTCAGATGATTTTATGATATATGAATATTATCCGTTAATAACTATACTTAATAACTTAATTAATAATTCGATAGATGCAATAAAAGGAGAAGGATTTATTAAAATCATTCAAAAAGTTGAAGAGGATTATGTACTTTTTCAATTAATAGATAATGGTGAAGGTATAGATGAAAAGGACATTGATGTTATTTTTGAACCCGGGTTTTCTACAAAGTTTGATATAAAAACAGGTCGTATGTCTACAGGGTTGGGACTTGCTCATGTCAAACATATTTTGGAAAATCATTATAAAGGGAAAATAAAGGTTGAATCTGAAAAAGGTAAAGGAACACAATTTTTTATTTATATTCCTAAAAAGAATTTGATAATGGAGGGGGATAAGAGTTGA
- a CDS encoding response regulator yields MKPAFYIVDDDLSIRRILTNIIDDYNLGYVIGESSDGDTAIEEIIDIVPDVVLVDLLLPSIDGIEIVKKIKEKKSNIQFIMISQVASKDMIAEAYKSGIEYYINKPINVIEVISVIEKVVENLKLRQVLSMIGKTLEREKLNFIFENKETNKEYKAEIVKIFSDLGILGEAGSNDLLYIIEMIIEERRELSTSIHNYKISDMYKRLNKKYMEEKKEFVSIKALEQRIRRIIQSALENIASIGIEDYGNMKFEKYSTSLFDFKEVKNEMDYIREKSKNRGKINVKKFIEGIISHLNN; encoded by the coding sequence TTGAAACCGGCTTTCTATATAGTAGATGATGACCTTAGTATAAGGAGGATATTAACAAATATTATAGATGATTATAATCTCGGATATGTGATTGGAGAGTCTTCTGATGGAGATACTGCAATAGAAGAAATAATAGATATTGTTCCAGATGTAGTTTTAGTTGATTTGTTATTGCCATCTATAGATGGAATAGAAATAGTGAAAAAAATTAAAGAGAAGAAATCAAATATACAATTTATTATGATTTCACAAGTTGCATCGAAGGATATGATAGCTGAGGCGTATAAAAGTGGTATAGAGTATTACATAAATAAGCCAATAAATGTAATAGAAGTTATTTCGGTTATTGAAAAAGTAGTGGAAAATTTGAAATTGAGGCAGGTTCTTTCGATGATAGGAAAGACTCTTGAGAGAGAAAAATTAAATTTTATTTTTGAAAACAAAGAAACCAATAAAGAATATAAAGCCGAAATAGTCAAGATATTTTCAGATTTGGGGATTTTAGGAGAAGCAGGAAGTAATGATTTATTGTATATTATAGAAATGATTATAGAAGAAAGAAGAGAATTATCTACATCAATACATAATTATAAAATTAGTGATATGTATAAGAGATTAAATAAAAAATATATGGAAGAAAAAAAAGAATTTGTTTCTATAAAAGCTTTAGAACAGAGGATAAGGAGAATAATTCAATCTGCCTTAGAAAATATAGCAAGTATTGGTATAGAAGATTATGGTAATATGAAATTTGAAAAGTATTCAACTTCATTATTTGACTTTAAAGAAGTAAAGAATGAAATGGATTATATAAGAGAAAAATCAAAAAATAGAGGAAAAATAAATGTTAAAAAGTTTATAGAAGGTATCATCAGTCATTTGAATAATTAA
- a CDS encoding dicarboxylate/amino acid:cation symporter gives MKKKMGLTSKIFIGLITGIILGLILHPIKENTFISNYIVGFLFHLVGKVFINSIKMMVVPLVFVSITVGAASVGDIKKLGRIGSKTLGFYLVTTAVAITIAITLATVVKPGVGFDLPNDAQFTAKEAPKLVDVLIDMVPKNPISALANGKMLQIIVFSVLLGTSMTALGDKATKVREGFEAFNEVILKLVMMIMKLAPYGVFALVAKTFTELGYGAMKPLAAYMLCVLGALLIHALVTYQGLLVAFTKLNPIKFFKNFSPAMMVAFSTASSSSTLPVTLETAEERLGVPKSIASFTLPLGATINMDGTAIMQGVATVFLAQAYGIDLTLQNFLTVILTATLASIGTAGVPGVGLIMLSMVLTQVGIPVEGIAIIMGIDRILDMCRTAINITGDAACTVIIAKQEGELNEDIYNAENVDKSIV, from the coding sequence ATGAAAAAGAAAATGGGGCTTACTAGTAAGATATTTATTGGACTTATTACAGGTATAATTTTAGGTTTAATTCTTCATCCAATAAAAGAAAATACATTTATTAGTAATTATATTGTTGGATTTTTATTTCATTTAGTAGGTAAAGTATTTATCAATTCGATTAAAATGATGGTTGTACCGTTAGTATTTGTTTCAATAACTGTAGGAGCTGCTTCAGTTGGAGACATTAAAAAACTTGGTAGGATAGGTTCAAAAACTCTCGGATTTTATTTAGTTACAACTGCTGTAGCTATTACTATTGCAATTACATTGGCTACTGTTGTAAAACCAGGTGTTGGATTTGATTTGCCAAATGATGCACAGTTTACTGCAAAAGAAGCTCCAAAACTTGTTGATGTATTAATAGACATGGTACCTAAAAATCCAATTAGCGCTTTAGCAAATGGTAAAATGCTTCAAATTATAGTATTTTCAGTTCTTTTAGGTACATCAATGACAGCTCTTGGAGACAAAGCTACAAAAGTTAGAGAAGGTTTTGAAGCATTCAATGAAGTTATACTTAAACTCGTTATGATGATAATGAAACTTGCTCCATATGGAGTATTTGCTTTAGTTGCTAAGACATTTACAGAACTTGGATATGGTGCTATGAAGCCATTAGCTGCATATATGTTATGTGTTCTTGGTGCTCTGCTTATTCATGCTCTTGTAACATATCAAGGTTTATTAGTTGCCTTTACAAAGTTAAACCCAATAAAATTCTTCAAAAATTTCTCACCTGCTATGATGGTAGCATTTTCAACTGCAAGTTCTTCTTCAACACTTCCTGTTACATTGGAAACAGCAGAAGAAAGACTTGGAGTTCCAAAATCAATAGCTTCTTTTACACTACCTCTTGGTGCTACTATTAACATGGATGGAACGGCTATAATGCAAGGTGTTGCCACTGTATTCCTCGCTCAAGCATATGGTATAGACCTTACTTTACAAAACTTTTTAACTGTTATTTTAACTGCTACACTTGCATCAATAGGAACTGCAGGTGTGCCCGGAGTTGGACTTATAATGCTTTCAATGGTACTTACTCAAGTAGGTATTCCAGTTGAAGGTATAGCTATTATAATGGGTATAGACAGAATTTTAGATATGTGTAGAACTGCTATTAATATTACAGGTGATGCTGCTTGTACAGTAATAATAGCTAAGCAAGAAGGAGAATTAAATGAGGATATTTATAATGCAGAAAATGTTGATAAATCAATAGTGTAG
- a CDS encoding Rossmann-like and DUF2520 domain-containing protein yields the protein MRIGFIGAGKVGKAFGAYLYKKGFNVVGYFSKTFNSSLKGASLTNSKAFKNLEDLTKESEIVFITTNDDEIQRVCKLLVEKDILHNGQILVHMSGASSSTILGRAKAKGCFIYSMHPLQAFADVDKAVRDLENTVFSIEGDAEKICVLENMLKITGNNYFKINSEQKSIYHAAACVVSNYLVALIDYGLSLMKSIGIEEKEGYKALYPLIEGTIKNIYDLGTEKALTGPIARGDIDTVNKHLESFRKIIPDKLKVYKTLGLMTLDLAKREKLRDDEKVKILQNILKEV from the coding sequence GTGAGAATAGGGTTTATAGGGGCAGGTAAAGTGGGAAAAGCTTTTGGAGCTTATTTATACAAAAAAGGCTTTAATGTAGTAGGATATTTCAGCAAAACATTTAACTCATCTTTAAAAGGAGCTAGTTTAACTAATAGTAAAGCTTTTAAAAATTTAGAGGATTTGACTAAAGAATCAGAAATAGTATTTATAACGACTAATGATGATGAAATTCAAAGAGTATGTAAATTATTAGTAGAAAAAGATATACTGCATAATGGTCAAATTTTAGTGCACATGAGTGGAGCATCTTCTTCGACTATTTTAGGCAGAGCAAAGGCAAAAGGATGTTTTATATATTCAATGCATCCGCTTCAGGCTTTTGCAGATGTTGATAAAGCAGTAAGAGATTTAGAAAATACAGTTTTTAGTATTGAAGGAGATGCTGAAAAAATATGTGTGTTAGAGAATATGTTAAAAATAACAGGTAATAATTATTTTAAAATAAACTCAGAGCAGAAAAGTATCTATCATGCAGCAGCTTGTGTTGTATCAAATTATTTAGTTGCATTGATTGATTATGGACTTTCACTTATGAAGAGTATAGGAATTGAAGAAAAGGAGGGGTATAAAGCTCTATATCCATTAATAGAAGGTACTATCAAGAATATTTATGATTTGGGAACAGAAAAGGCACTTACTGGACCTATAGCAAGAGGAGATATAGATACAGTAAATAAACATTTAGAATCTTTTAGAAAAATTATTCCAGATAAACTTAAAGTCTACAAAACTCTTGGTTTAATGACTTTAGATTTAGCCAAAAGAGAAAAATTAAGAGATGATGAAAAGGTAAAAATTTTACAAAATATTTTAAAAGAGGTGTAA
- the panB gene encoding 3-methyl-2-oxobutanoate hydroxymethyltransferase — protein sequence MANKKFTVSSFLKAKQKGEKISMLTAYDYSTAKLLDEAGVDSLLVGDSLGMVMLGYENTLQVTVDDIIHHCRAVARGAKRAMVIGDMPFLSYHVSIEDTIRNAGRIIQEGNAHAVKLEGCMEVIDKIKAIVKAQIPVMGHLGLTPQSINVFGGFKVQGKTEKQAKRIIEEALMLQEAGVFAVVLECVPEKLARIITEKLDIPTIGIGAGKYCDGQVLVTQDMLGMYTDFTPKFVKKYASLCEDIKNATQNYIKEMKEGIFPSDEHTFGIDESILEKLY from the coding sequence ATGGCAAATAAGAAATTTACAGTTAGTTCTTTTTTAAAGGCTAAACAAAAAGGTGAAAAAATTTCTATGCTTACAGCTTATGATTATTCAACTGCAAAACTTTTGGATGAAGCGGGAGTAGACAGTTTACTTGTTGGCGATTCGTTGGGAATGGTTATGCTTGGATATGAAAATACTCTTCAAGTAACTGTTGATGATATAATACATCATTGTAGAGCTGTTGCAAGGGGAGCAAAAAGAGCAATGGTAATTGGAGATATGCCCTTTTTATCTTATCATGTAAGTATCGAAGATACAATTAGAAATGCTGGTAGGATAATTCAAGAAGGAAATGCTCATGCAGTTAAACTTGAAGGTTGCATGGAAGTAATAGATAAGATAAAGGCAATAGTAAAAGCACAAATACCTGTAATGGGACATTTAGGTTTGACACCACAGTCTATAAATGTGTTTGGAGGTTTTAAAGTTCAGGGAAAAACTGAAAAGCAAGCTAAGAGAATAATTGAAGAAGCATTAATGCTTCAAGAAGCAGGAGTATTTGCAGTAGTTTTAGAATGTGTTCCAGAAAAATTAGCAAGGATAATAACAGAAAAACTTGATATACCTACTATTGGTATTGGAGCAGGAAAGTATTGTGATGGACAAGTTTTAGTAACACAGGATATGCTTGGAATGTATACAGATTTTACTCCAAAATTTGTTAAAAAGTATGCAAGTCTGTGCGAAGATATTAAAAATGCTACTCAAAATTATATCAAAGAAATGAAAGAAGGAATTTTTCCATCTGATGAACATACATTTGGGATAGATGAAAGTATTTTGGAAAAACTTTATTAA
- the panC gene encoding pantoate--beta-alanine ligase: MKIIHTIKEIREEVKAARRSGKSIGFVPTMGFLHEGHLSLIKKAREENDFVVVSIFVNPTQFGPEEDLESYPRDLERDSRLSEEAGADVIFNPTAEEMYPEGYSTYVEIEGELTKKLCGISRPGHFKGVTTVVSKLFNIVTPDRAYFGQKDAQQVAVIEQMVRDLNFDVKIVPCPIVREKDGLAMSSRNTYLSKEERKAALILSKTLFKAEEMIKNGERNSTKIRDFIINNIKSEPLANIDYVEIVDAKSLKYLNEIKGDVLIALAVKFGRARLLDNIRLEVK; encoded by the coding sequence ATGAAGATTATACACACTATAAAAGAAATTAGAGAAGAAGTTAAAGCTGCCAGAAGAAGTGGCAAGTCGATTGGATTTGTTCCAACTATGGGTTTTTTACATGAAGGACATCTTTCACTGATAAAAAAGGCAAGAGAAGAAAATGATTTTGTAGTTGTAAGCATATTTGTAAATCCAACTCAATTTGGTCCAGAGGAAGACTTAGAAAGTTATCCAAGAGATTTGGAAAGAGATAGCCGACTTTCTGAAGAAGCTGGTGCAGATGTGATTTTTAATCCTACTGCTGAAGAAATGTATCCTGAAGGTTACAGTACTTATGTGGAAATAGAAGGAGAGCTTACTAAAAAACTCTGCGGAATTTCAAGACCGGGACATTTTAAAGGGGTTACAACAGTAGTATCGAAATTGTTTAATATAGTAACTCCTGATAGAGCATATTTTGGACAAAAAGATGCTCAGCAAGTAGCAGTTATAGAGCAGATGGTTAGAGACTTGAATTTTGATGTAAAAATAGTGCCCTGTCCGATAGTAAGAGAAAAAGATGGTTTAGCAATGAGTTCAAGAAATACGTATTTAAGTAAGGAAGAAAGGAAAGCTGCATTAATATTGTCAAAGACTTTATTTAAGGCAGAAGAAATGATAAAAAATGGAGAGAGAAATTCAACAAAAATTAGAGATTTTATTATTAATAACATAAAATCAGAACCGCTGGCAAATATAGATTATGTAGAGATAGTTGATGCAAAAAGTTTGAAATATTTAAATGAGATAAAAGGAGATGTACTTATTGCATTGGCTGTTAAGTTTGGAAGGGCAAGATTACTTGACAATATACGTTTGGAGGTAAAGTAA
- the panD gene encoding aspartate 1-decarboxylase → MLINMFKSKIHRATVTEANLNYVGSITIDKTLMEAAGILPGERVQIVNNHNGARLETYVIEGPADSGIICLNGAAARLVQPGDNVIIIAYCWVNEEEARNLKPKIVFVDENNKIIEKAEAEKHGDIK, encoded by the coding sequence ATGTTAATAAATATGTTTAAATCTAAAATTCATAGGGCAACAGTAACAGAAGCAAATTTAAATTATGTAGGAAGTATTACTATTGACAAAACTTTAATGGAAGCAGCTGGAATTTTGCCGGGTGAAAGAGTACAAATAGTAAATAATCATAATGGAGCTAGATTAGAAACATATGTAATAGAAGGACCAGCTGATAGTGGAATTATATGTTTAAATGGTGCTGCGGCAAGATTAGTTCAGCCGGGTGATAATGTGATAATCATAGCATATTGTTGGGTAAATGAAGAAGAAGCAAGAAATTTAAAACCTAAGATAGTGTTTGTAGATGAAAACAATAAAATAATTGAAAAAGCTGAAGCAGAAAAGCATGGTGATATAAAATAA
- the feoB gene encoding ferrous iron transport protein B, whose translation MNSHNPAAIMNVPKNSKKIALAGNPNVGKSVFFNYLTGLYVDVSNFPGTTIDISTGKLGEDIVMDTPGVYGVSSFNDEEKVARDIILYADVVLNVVDAVHLDRDLFLTQQIIDMGKPVVVALNMMDDVKRNGIKIDIDLLSKELGVEVIPTTAIKGEGLDKVKDALKRAKVGNRIKEVKDIIDKVIDKVDTESEALLLAEEDENIISRHNIKEYENYREYIYKLRRNRVDEIVEKVISETNENASFRIKLGRLMLRPITGIPILLLTLYLMYQAIGVFIAQTVVGVTEEIIMGGYYYNFIMNSIGKFINSSTLIGQLLIGDFGLITMVPIYILGLLLPLVVGFYFFLSLMEDSGYLPRIAALVDRLLTSLGLNGRAIIPMILGFGCVTMATITTRLLGSKREKFIATMLLGLAIPCSAQLGIIMGLIAPLGIKAFLIYSLTIFTVFVLTGTLLNKFMPGESTDLLIDLPPLRLPKLSNVLKKTYTKSVMFLKEATPLFALGGVIVTLMQFTGILNGIANALAPFTEGFLKLPPMVAQAFIMGIVRRDFGAAGLNALASQGLLNSGQIIVSLVAITLFVPCIAAIMVVFKERSPLESALIWFGSFIISFLTAGILAQFIV comes from the coding sequence ATGAACAGCCATAATCCAGCTGCAATAATGAATGTACCAAAAAACTCAAAAAAAATTGCTTTGGCAGGAAATCCAAATGTCGGTAAATCTGTATTTTTTAATTACTTAACTGGTCTTTATGTAGACGTTTCAAATTTCCCCGGCACTACCATAGATATTAGTACCGGAAAATTAGGTGAAGACATTGTCATGGATACACCGGGTGTATATGGCGTATCCTCTTTTAATGATGAAGAAAAAGTTGCTCGTGATATTATCCTTTATGCTGATGTTGTTTTAAATGTTGTCGATGCAGTTCATTTAGACAGAGATTTATTTCTAACTCAACAAATCATAGATATGGGAAAACCTGTTGTAGTAGCTCTTAATATGATGGATGATGTAAAACGCAATGGTATAAAAATAGATATAGATTTATTATCTAAAGAATTAGGTGTTGAAGTTATTCCAACAACAGCCATCAAAGGTGAAGGTTTAGACAAAGTTAAAGATGCTTTAAAAAGAGCAAAAGTTGGAAATAGAATAAAAGAAGTCAAAGATATCATAGATAAAGTAATAGATAAAGTTGATACTGAATCTGAAGCTTTACTTTTAGCAGAAGAAGATGAAAATATCATATCTAGACATAACATAAAAGAATATGAAAATTATAGAGAATATATATATAAACTTAGAAGAAATAGAGTAGATGAAATAGTTGAAAAAGTAATATCTGAAACTAATGAAAATGCTTCTTTTAGAATTAAACTTGGAAGGCTTATGCTAAGACCTATTACTGGAATACCTATACTTCTACTGACTTTGTACTTGATGTATCAAGCTATAGGGGTTTTTATAGCTCAAACTGTAGTAGGTGTAACTGAAGAAATAATTATGGGTGGATATTATTATAACTTCATAATGAATTCTATCGGTAAATTTATAAACAGTTCTACTCTGATAGGCCAATTATTAATTGGTGATTTCGGACTTATTACTATGGTTCCTATATATATTCTTGGACTTTTACTACCTTTAGTTGTTGGTTTTTATTTCTTTTTATCTCTTATGGAAGATTCAGGTTATTTACCTAGAATAGCTGCATTAGTTGACAGGCTGTTAACTTCATTAGGTCTAAATGGCAGAGCTATTATACCTATGATATTAGGATTTGGATGCGTTACAATGGCTACTATAACTACTAGACTTTTAGGTTCAAAAAGGGAAAAATTTATTGCTACCATGCTTTTGGGACTAGCCATTCCATGTTCAGCACAACTTGGAATTATAATGGGACTTATAGCACCACTAGGTATCAAAGCATTTTTAATCTATTCTCTTACAATATTTACCGTATTTGTATTAACAGGTACACTGCTCAATAAATTTATGCCCGGTGAATCAACTGACCTTCTAATTGATTTACCACCTCTTAGATTGCCAAAATTATCAAATGTACTCAAAAAAACTTATACTAAATCTGTAATGTTTCTAAAAGAAGCTACTCCTCTATTTGCTTTAGGCGGAGTTATAGTTACTCTTATGCAGTTTACAGGAATATTAAACGGTATTGCAAATGCACTTGCTCCTTTTACAGAAGGATTTTTAAAACTTCCTCCAATGGTAGCACAAGCATTTATTATGGGTATAGTTAGAAGAGACTTTGGAGCTGCTGGACTTAATGCTCTTGCATCTCAAGGATTACTAAACAGTGGACAAATTATAGTTTCATTAGTTGCAATTACTTTATTCGTTCCATGTATAGCAGCTATAATGGTCGTATTTAAAGAAAGAAGTCCTTTGGAATCAGCTTTAATTTGGTTTGGAAGTTTTATCATTTCATTCTTGACAGCAGGAATTTTAGCACAATTTATTGTATAA
- a CDS encoding FeoA family protein — MTLDLANRGQKIEIVNIPDPNIRVQAIRLGIYEGSKLICSEKIPAGPIILQNRMQEIAIGRNLAKKIKIKLI; from the coding sequence ATGACTTTAGATCTTGCAAATAGAGGTCAAAAAATAGAAATTGTAAATATACCTGATCCAAATATAAGGGTTCAAGCTATAAGATTAGGAATTTATGAAGGTTCTAAATTAATTTGTTCTGAAAAAATACCTGCTGGACCAATTATACTGCAAAATAGAATGCAGGAAATTGCAATAGGAAGAAATCTTGCCAAAAAAATCAAAATAAAACTAATCTAA
- a CDS encoding HAD family hydrolase, which translates to MSKIGAFFDIDGTLYRNSLMIEHFKKLLKYEVIDPTLWHNHVKHTYEDWEKRRGNYDDYLLELAEIYIKTLKGLNKNDIEFINKQVINLKGDKVYRYTRARIYWHKSQNHKVFFISGSPNYLVEKMAKKYEIQDYRGSEYLVDENGNFTGEIIQMWDSESKHKAILEFAEKYDIDLNKSYAYGDTHGDLSMLKLTRHPIAINPTKELLQSIKKDSNLMKKITIIVERKDVIYKLNGDVEIL; encoded by the coding sequence TTGTCAAAGATTGGAGCTTTTTTTGATATTGATGGTACATTATATAGAAATTCTTTAATGATTGAACATTTTAAAAAACTATTAAAATATGAAGTCATTGACCCTACCTTATGGCACAATCATGTCAAACATACATATGAAGATTGGGAAAAGAGAAGAGGTAATTATGACGATTATTTGCTAGAACTTGCTGAAATATATATAAAAACCTTAAAGGGATTAAATAAAAATGATATTGAATTTATCAATAAACAAGTGATAAATCTAAAAGGCGATAAAGTTTATAGATATACAAGGGCAAGAATCTATTGGCATAAATCTCAAAATCACAAAGTTTTTTTTATTTCTGGTAGTCCAAATTATTTAGTAGAAAAAATGGCTAAAAAATATGAAATACAAGATTATAGGGGTTCAGAATACCTTGTAGATGAAAATGGCAACTTTACCGGAGAAATTATACAAATGTGGGATTCTGAAAGCAAACATAAAGCAATCTTAGAATTTGCAGAAAAATACGATATAGACTTAAATAAAAGTTATGCTTACGGAGATACGCATGGAGATTTATCAATGTTAAAATTGACCAGACACCCCATAGCAATAAATCCTACAAAAGAATTGTTGCAAAGCATAAAAAAAGACAGTAATTTAATGAAAAAAATTACAATTATTGTTGAAAGAAAAGACGTAATTTACAAACTCAATGGCGACGTTGAAATCTTATAG
- a CDS encoding NUDIX hydrolase has protein sequence MNIDSIYKKFKNRNIKPEGRCIDSAVLIPIIERNNKLHILFEIRSKKLNTQPGEICFPGGKIEKYETPLESSIRETCEELNIDKSNIKIIGQTDYILTPFNLIIFPFIGQIKNIEFDNINFNSDEVDSIFTVPLQYFLNNSPDVYYIKTKLEIFEDFPFHKIQNGRFYNFRVGTYPIYFYEYKNYIIWGITARIVNNFVNILNKNI, from the coding sequence GTGAATATTGACTCAATATACAAAAAATTTAAAAATAGAAACATTAAACCTGAAGGTAGATGTATTGATTCTGCTGTACTAATCCCTATTATTGAAAGAAATAATAAACTGCATATTCTCTTTGAAATCCGCTCTAAAAAATTAAATACTCAGCCGGGAGAAATCTGCTTTCCGGGAGGTAAAATAGAAAAATATGAAACTCCTTTAGAATCATCAATACGAGAAACATGCGAAGAACTCAATATAGATAAATCAAATATAAAAATCATAGGACAAACAGACTACATATTAACTCCTTTTAACCTCATTATTTTTCCATTCATTGGACAAATAAAAAATATTGAATTTGATAATATAAATTTTAATAGTGATGAAGTTGACTCTATTTTTACAGTTCCACTCCAATATTTTTTAAATAATTCTCCAGATGTATACTATATAAAAACTAAACTGGAAATTTTTGAAGATTTCCCTTTTCACAAAATACAAAATGGTCGCTTTTATAATTTCAGGGTTGGAACATATCCTATTTATTTTTACGAATATAAAAACTATATAATCTGGGGAATAACAGCTAGAATTGTAAATAATTTTGTAAACATATTAAATAAAAACATATAA